In a genomic window of Acidobacteriota bacterium:
- a CDS encoding DUF1501 domain-containing protein has translation MSNSIKNEDKYILHDDKRSATRADRELTRFVEKNPRPHVPFWSRPTFSRRHFFQVMGSGVSGYALYQMAKPMAALAGLPVSPMGTAKNCIFIQLTGAPSHSDTFDLKEGAWTPASLQPTTINGIRFPRGLMPNIADRLGDIAIVRSMRSWALVHTLGQSWIQIGRNPTSALGSVAPHIGAIVANEKEAERRSTDIFPGFISFNAQGSQVGAGYLSANYAPFIVAPRAAGLRNTTNVEGQVRLDQRLTLMHQLDDPLRVSSPLGQQPQDMEAFYDNARSLMYNQTVQNAFAYTAAERTPYGTTAFGDACMLANKVLRADQGTRFVQITTGGWDTHSNIYGVLPGLTTPLDRGLARLIDGLKADGLFDQTLIVMAGEFGRTVGTPNNQAGRDHFLQQFAVLAGGGIKGGRVIGTTDATASATVDPGWSRGRDVRAEDIEATIYDALGINWTKIRYDDPLKRGFEYVPFANYDIYGPIRELF, from the coding sequence ATGAGCAACTCAATCAAAAACGAAGACAAGTATATTCTGCACGACGACAAACGCAGCGCCACTCGGGCGGATCGCGAGCTGACGCGCTTCGTCGAGAAGAATCCGCGCCCGCATGTTCCCTTCTGGTCGCGACCTACATTTTCGCGGCGGCACTTCTTCCAGGTGATGGGCTCCGGCGTCTCCGGGTACGCGCTCTATCAGATGGCCAAACCCATGGCGGCCCTGGCCGGCCTGCCGGTCTCCCCCATGGGCACGGCGAAGAACTGCATCTTCATTCAGCTCACCGGCGCGCCCTCGCACTCCGACACGTTTGACCTGAAGGAAGGCGCGTGGACGCCCGCTTCGTTGCAGCCCACCACCATCAACGGCATCCGCTTCCCGCGCGGCCTGATGCCCAATATTGCCGACCGGCTCGGCGACATCGCCATCGTACGCTCCATGCGCTCGTGGGCGCTGGTGCATACGCTGGGCCAGAGCTGGATTCAGATTGGACGGAACCCCACCTCCGCGCTGGGCAGCGTGGCGCCGCACATTGGCGCAATCGTGGCCAACGAGAAGGAAGCCGAGCGGCGCTCGACCGACATCTTCCCCGGATTCATCTCCTTCAACGCGCAAGGCTCGCAGGTGGGCGCCGGGTATCTGTCGGCGAATTACGCGCCCTTCATCGTCGCGCCACGCGCGGCCGGGTTGCGCAACACCACCAACGTGGAAGGACAGGTCCGGCTGGATCAGCGGTTGACGTTGATGCATCAATTGGATGACCCGCTGCGGGTTAGCTCACCGCTGGGCCAACAGCCGCAGGACATGGAAGCGTTCTATGACAACGCGCGCAGCCTGATGTACAACCAGACCGTGCAGAACGCTTTCGCTTACACGGCCGCCGAGCGCACGCCCTATGGCACCACTGCCTTCGGCGATGCCTGCATGCTGGCCAATAAAGTCCTGCGCGCCGACCAGGGCACGCGCTTCGTCCAGATCACCACGGGCGGCTGGGACACTCACTCGAACATTTATGGCGTGTTGCCGGGGCTGACCACTCCGCTCGACCGCGGGCTGGCCAGGCTGATCGACGGGCTGAAAGCTGACGGCCTGTTTGACCAGACATTGATCGTTATGGCCGGCGAGTTTGGCCGCACCGTGGGCACGCCCAACAACCAGGCGGGCCGCGACCACTTCCTGCAGCAGTTCGCCGTGCTGGCCGGCGGCGGCATCAAGGGCGGTCGCGTGATCGGCACGACCGACGCCACCGCCTCGGCTACCGTCGATCCCGGCTGGAGCCGCGGGCGCGATGTGCGCGCCGAGGACATCGAAGCCACCATCTACGATGCGCTGGGCATCAACTGGACCAAGATCCGCTACGACGATCCGCTGAAGCGCGGCTTCGAGTACGTGCCCTTCGCCAACTACGACATCTACGGGCCGATCCGCGAATTGTTCTAA
- a CDS encoding YHS domain-containing protein → MAIDPVCKMVIDEIKAAGSSTYQGKTYFFCALGCKKSFEVNPEKYLAPKS, encoded by the coding sequence ATGGCAATCGATCCGGTCTGCAAGATGGTGATTGATGAAATCAAGGCAGCAGGCAGCTCGACCTATCAGGGTAAGACCTACTTCTTCTGCGCGCTCGGCTGCAAGAAATCCTTCGAGGTGAATCCGGAGAAATACCTTGCGCCGAAATCGTAA